In one Drosophila gunungcola strain Sukarami chromosome 2R unlocalized genomic scaffold, Dgunungcola_SK_2 000004F, whole genome shotgun sequence genomic region, the following are encoded:
- the LOC128254222 gene encoding helicase ARIP4, translating into MDTSEATNMEESNPNYDVNQRLQKPEGWPNVSEFHTSMMFPEDPRRYLHHPPTEPQPQPPVPTPIPIPLPVPIPIPIPIPIDGAVEIPAKMPEYCPDISQPGEPDRVMNPLAEVAKNTVPYGHKRKNSSAEDQAANKKLSLAVAAAAEEKKASHLRKNIRDVMNENNLDTTTLAAQREESERLARVAGQQKSMREIQKQVVHKQFFRILQLDESEGIESCAVANPAEHHPPVDYPEEEIASDTFDESNSSSLSGGSIEDVLHKEASVQQPSEVVTIDDSSDDDCILLSEEEEEDDDEDMNESDDATNSGMHVKDAYNVPDENGQVVVNIAHPEGEETLYLAPQIAKVIKPHQIGGVRFLYDNIIESTRRYNKSSGFGCILAHSMGLGKTLQVVSFCDIFLRHTSAKTVLCVMPINTLQNWLSEFNMWVPRYSADGNVRARNFDIYVLNDQQKTLTARAKVILNWVNDGGVLLIGYELFRLLALKLVKTRKRKGSVIRPDGMDSSSDLMNLVFEALVKPGPDLVICDEGHRIKNSHAGISLALKQIRTRRRIVLTGYPLQNNLLEYWCMVDFVRPNYLGTRTEFCNMFERPIQNGQCVDSTPDDIKLMRYRAHVLHSLLLGFVQRRSHTVLQLTLPHKYEYVILAKMTAFQRKLYDTFMTDVVRTKAFPNPLKAFAVCCKIWNHPDVLYNFLKKCETDLDLEIDEEVSKGAPTPIVEPSPDPSLSVASPLFERKINGASEPVNSIETLPKADNQNLFNIPTSSDLNAKYLNKSPSFYDEKPEPLNYGTFGSEGKNNYWMDSSILPKPAGCVEVIKQTDTNMSNNFESITGSSEIVDLDTNEIKTVETTIQTPCSNNQLDNECNSSKPSEWNASGIKNVSSVPVEPFKKLLKSKRNDEFSCSWAVDLMKNYVSGLISNSPKMEIFFCILKESLQLGDRILLFSQSLLTLNLLEVYLKSSYVPGSNMFWTKNSSYFRLDGSTSSQERERLVNEFNANSNVKLFLISTRAGSLGINLTGANRVIIFDASWNPCHDTQAVYRIYRYGQIKPCFVYRIVMDRCLEKKIYDRQIKKQGMSDRIVDECNPEAHLSMKDITNLCHDYDSDEDTVEEINKPINDLSKPSSPSEEGSKPAIEQIKREDETNNSLDGQNKSNEDQNKTADHQTESKTLNGASHSPIKKEKDDVPENIVHADSIINTILALHRHCVTKEPFLHESLLVDQKDRKLSQAEKRQAHRSYELEKKAAVNQRCTYAPAKMHYKIVNNDGTVITKPMNQQTKTNTLASSGRSTRWIPADVWQRQGMTAQEMTLPLDVVIPTNSADKANIILKAGQRVMVLKSTKGIYMQLDSGKIIAIRTTAKTEPEKTNKDDVIDITSDCDTDTAKPQTPEEDVKDLTADDEPHVVKSKESTPATSSRTEMSTKERKSAENMQHFKPQTQPNNTLATTTNQHPMPCDLNYPQQPQTLPQQQQQQSHQQPQQQQPPQQQQQQPQQPPPQAYKHPNHMPAAGEAYNNANSIQPNAPLAPHPGAPNSEPAPSADSSYFQAKPFQHTYPPQYYDYYDNKHKAAPAPGSSYHINNYTSYGNLNFAPYHSNLHPPAAYIGAPSSYVNSNVFPRQHWSSVVNSPASSESIRQPSYIGSTYPINEWSSQ; encoded by the exons AT GGATACATCCGAAGCCACCAACATGGAAGAGTCAAATCCCAATTACGATGTTAACCAAAGACTTCAAAAGCCGGAGGGTTGGCCCAACGTCAGTGAGTTTCATACCTCGATGATGTTTCCGGAGGACCCCAGGCGGTACCTCCACCATCCTCCCACagagccacagccacagccaccgGTGCCCACACCTATACCCATACCCTTACCcgtacccatacccatacccataccaaTACCCATCGATGGAGCCGTAGAAATACCCGCTAAAATGCCCGAATACTGCCCCGACATAAGTCAGCCCGGGGAGCCCGACCGGGTCATGAATCCCCTGGCCGAGGTGGCCAAGAACACAGTACCTTATGGCCACAAACGAAAGAACTCGTCGGCCGAGGACCAGGCCGCCAACAAGAAGCTCAGTCTGGCcgtggccgccgccgccgaggAGAAGAAGGCCAGCCACCTGCGCAAGAACATCCGCGACGTGATGAACGAGAACAATTTGGACACCACCACGCTGGCTGCGCAGCGGGAGGAGTCGGAGCGTTTGGCTCGCGTTGCTGGTCAACAGAAGTCAATGCGGGAGATCCAGAAGCAGGTGGTGCACAAACAGTTCTTCCGCATCCTGCAGCTCGACGAGAGCGAGGGCATCGAGAGCTGTGCGGTGGCCAATCCCGCCGAGCATCACCCGCCCGTTGACTATCCGGAGGAGGAGATAGCCTCGGACACGTTCGACGAGTCGAACAGCAGCAGCCTGAGCGGCGGCAGCATCGAGGATGTGCTGCACAAGGAGGCCAGCGTGCAGCAGCCCAGCGAGGTGGTCACCATCGACGACAGCTCCGACGACGACTGCATACTGCtgtccgaggaggaggaggaggacgacgacgaggacatGAACGAGTCGGACGACGCCACCAACAGCGGCATGCATGTGAAGGACGCGTACAATGTGCCCGACGAGAACGGGCAGGTGGTGGTCAACATCGCTCACCCCGAGGGCGAGGAGACCCTCTACCTGGCCCCCCAGATAGCCAAGGTGATAAAGCCGCACCAGATCGGCGGCGTGCGCTTCCTGTACGACAACATAATCGAATCGACACGGAGGTATAACAAATCGAGCGGCTTCGGCTGCATTCTGGCCCACTCCATGGGCCTGGGCAAGACGTTGCAGGTGGTTTCCTTCTGTGATATATTCCTGAGACACACCTCGGCGAAGACCGTGCTGTGTGTGATGCCCATCAACACGCTGCAGAACTGGCTGAGCGAGTTCAACATGTGGGTGCCGCGCTACTCGGCCGATGGCAATGTGCGGGCCCGCAATTTCGACATCTACGTGCTGAACGACCAGCAGAAGACGCTGACGGCCCGGGCGAAGGTGATCCTCAACTGGGTGAACGACGGCGGCGTGCTCCTGATCGGCTACGAGCTGTTCCGCCTGCTGGCCCTCAAGCTGGTGAAGACGCGCAAGCGAAAGGGCAGTGTCATCCGGCCGGACGGCATGGACTCCAGCAGCGATTTGATGAACCTCGTGTTCGAGGCCTTGGTGAAGCCAGGGCCGGATCTGGTGATCTGCGACGAGGGTCACCGGATCAAGAACTCGCACGCCGGCATTTCCCTGGCCCTGAAGCAGATTCGGACGCGGCGACGCATCGTCCTCACCGGCTATCCGCTGCAGAACAACCTGCTCGAGTACTGGTGCATGGTGGATTTCGTGCGGCCCAACTACCTGGGCACCCGCACCGAGTTCTGCAACATGTTCGAGCGGCCCATCCAGAACGGGCAGTGCGTGGACTCCACGCCCGACGACATCAAGCTGATGCGCTACAGGGCGCACGTGCTGCACTCCCTGCTGCTGGGCTTCGTCCAGCGGCGGTCGCACACGGTGTTGCAGCTAACGCTGCCGCACAAGTACGAGTACGTCATCCTGGCCAAAATGACTGCCTTCCAGCGCAAGCTCTACGACACCTTCATGACCGACGTGGTGCGCACAAAGGCGTTTCCCAACCCGCTGAAGGCCTTTGCCGTCTGCTGCAAAATCTGGAACCATCCGGATGTTCTGTATAACTTTCTGAAAAAATGTGAGACTGATTTAGACTTAGAAATCGACGAGGAGGTATCCAAGGGAGCACCCACCCCGATTGTGGAGCCCAGTCCAGATCCCTCCTTGAGTGTGGCTTCGCCTCTGTTCGAGAGGAAAATCAATGGAGCCAGCGAACCGGTCAATAGTATTGAAACCCTACCCAAAGCCGATAatcaaaacttatttaatatacCCACATCATCGGATTTGAATgctaaatatttgaataagaG ccCTAGTTTCTACGATGAAAAACCGGAGCCACTTAATTATGGCACCTTCGGCAGTGAGggtaaaaacaattattggATGGACTCCAGTATTCTTCCCAAGCCGGCGGGATGCGTTGAGGTCATCAAGCAAACGGACACGAACATGTCAAATAACTTTGAGAGCATAACCGGGTCTTCGGAGATCGTGGATCTGGACACAAACGAAATAAAGACCGTCGAAACGACAATACAAACGCCGTGTTCCAACAATCAACTAGATAATGAGTGCAATTCCAGCAAGCCAAGTGAATGGAATGCCTCGGGCATTAAAAACGTTAGTAGCGTTCCCGTCGAGCCGTTCAAAAAGTTGCTAAAAAGTAAGCGAAACGATGAGTTTTCATGTTCGTGGGCCGTCGACCTCATGAAGAACTATGTGTCGGGCCTAATATCGAATTCGCCGAAAATGGAGATTTTCTTCTGCATCTTGAAGGAGAGTCTTCAGTTGGGCGATcgtattttgttgtttagcCAAAGTCTATTAACCTTAAACCTACTCGAAGTCTATCTAAAATCTAGTTATGTTCCTGGTAGCAATATGTTCTGGACTAAAAATAGCTCTTATTTTC GTTTGGATGGTTCTACTTCCTCGCAAGAAAGGGAAAGACTAGTCAAtgaatttaatgcaaatagtaatgttaagctttttttaatatctacACGAGCTGGCTCATTGGGAATTAACCTGACTGGAGCGAATCGCGTTATAATATTCGACGCTAGTTGGAATCCCTGTCACGATACACAAGCTGTATATAGGATTTATAG ATATGGTCAGATTAAGCCGTGTTTTGTGTATAGAATTGTAATGGACAGATGTCTGGAGAAGAAGATATACGATAGGCAAATCAAAAAGCAAGGCATGTCCGATCGAATCGTCGACGAATGCAATCCCGAGGCACATCTTTCGATGAAGGATATAACCAATCTGTGTCACGACTACGACTCCGATGAAGACACCGTCGAGGAGataaataaaccaataaaCGATTTGAGCAAGCCAAGCTCACCGTCGGAGGAGGGCAGTAAGCCAGCAATTGAGCAGATTAAGAGAGAGGACGAGACAAATAACTCGCTAGATGggcaaaataaatcaaacgaAGATCAAAACAAGACGGCAGACCATCAAACGGAGTCCAAAACACTAAACGGCGCCTCACACTCACCGatcaaaaaggaaaaggatGATGTCCCGGAAAACATTGTTCATGCCGACTCAATTATCAACACCATTCTCGCGTTGCACAGGCACTGTGTGACAAAGGAACCCTTCTTGCACGAAAGTTTGTTGGTTGATCAAAAGGACAGAAAACTGTCGCAGGCGGAAAAAAGACAGGCTCATCGAAGCTACGAACTGGAAAAGAAGGCAGCCGTTAATCAGAGATGTACTTATGCGCCAGCGAAAATGCACTACAAGATTGTGAACAACGATGGAACTGTTATTACCAAGCCAATGAATCAG CAAACAAAGACCAATACATTGGCTTCCTCTGGTCGATCCACTCGTTGGATTCCAGCTGACGTGTGGCAAAGACAGGGAATGACTGCCCAAGAAATGACCCTGCCACTTG ACGTTGTTATTCCCACGAATTCGGCCGACAAAGCCAATATAATTCTAAAGGCTGGCCAACGAGTTATGGTTCTGAAGTCGACGAAAGGAATTTACATGCAGTTGGACAGCGGGAAGATCATAGCTATAAGGACAACGGCCAAAACTGAACCCGAAAAGACAAACAAGGATGATGTGATAGACATAACTTCCGATTGCGACACCGACACAGCAAAACCCCAAACTCCAGAAGAAG ATGTGAAAGATCTGACAGCTGATGACGAACCGCATGTGGTTAAGAGTAAGGAAAGCACTCCAGCAACCAGTAGCCGGACGGAAATGTCAACGAAAGAGCGAAAGTCCGCGGAGAACATGCAACATTTTAAGCCGCAAACGCAACCAAATAATACTTTAGCCACCACAACAAATCAGCACCCGATGCCTTGTGACTTGAACTACCCACAGCAGCCGCAAACCctgccgcagcagcaacagcagcagtcgcATCAACagccgcagcaacagcaaccaccgcagcagcagcagcaacagccgcaGCAGCCACCGCCACAGGCGTATAAACATCCGAATCACATGCCTGCGGCCGGCGAGGCTTACAACAATGCCAATAGTATTCAGCCAAATGCGCCACTAGCGCCGCATCCAGGAGCGCCCAACAGCGAGCCGGCGCCGTCGGCGGACAGCTCGTACTTCCAGGCCAAACCCTTCCAGCACACATATCCGCCACAGTACTACGATTACTATGACAATAAGCACAAGGCCGCGCCGGCGCCCGGATCCAGCTACCACATCAATAACTACACCTCGTACGGCAATCTGAACTTCGCACCGTATCATTCCAACCTGCATCCACCAGCGGCCTACATCGGTGCTCCGTCGTCGTACGTCAACTCGAATGTTTTCCCTCGCCAGCATTGGAGTTCGGTTGTAAATTCACCAGCGTCAAGCGAGTCTATTCGACAGCCATCGTACATTGGCAGTACTTACCCCATCAACGAATGGTCGTCGCAATAG